One genomic window of Corticium candelabrum chromosome 21, ooCorCand1.1, whole genome shotgun sequence includes the following:
- the LOC134196643 gene encoding uncharacterized protein LOC134196643: protein MRLLLLLHLFLLTSYVKAGRKTSRRMLCVKACRAAEQRDGSCREKCASAVRMDSSAVKRRVVVRTPPEDLSCLEDGLYYDLTPTKVPQCHATKFVPDCRLKRTTSYTATVASPPSNVHITFLKDSSSNTVGRVNWTNPSDGLFQGVQIRVFDHEGGGNQLRLCLEINTTGNDDQATSCDVDSSLMPMPWENYRQYTLHMNSIPSPSNCSETVTESKVFMSPGCDMITEDMDPTLCLFPAPGEPDVRVKISRGYNYTNLTVEWTPTNTFLPLEKTKLVVEGALHGKLPLISTFVLGDMRSTVVSNLELPVDNQYYVTVVVFTDPDKTKDRGVGKGRIITVPIPSFAPDAISTTQMTSQAEHSRFVSTETSTTHSNHQQSSKTEDSQRNIVIAGSVSGIFVLISIILIVGSFIYCQRLKHTTTRHHCVHHIAKEEVQLPSGPFCAHTDRNEVVRMVAEYQRKRNRSYNILSSVSADSSSTSFRDSTNDRSKVKDSCSSVTTVEIHHTIGGFSCDLFTSNNVPRVLLVYSTLNDDNATECRSICGVLRYDYGINVTSHEFDEDEARKNIPNWADQHTKRADFIVFVCTKELKADFDCRHSRGFGDSQLLQSLCHFIECMYTNSRAMAEAKCIPILLRQEDADFVPSIMNTSAIYCWQTQKEQIISLLTAKL from the exons ATGCGTttgctgctgctccttcaTCTTTTTCTTCTTACTTCGTATGTGAAAGCAGGCAGAAAGACGTCGAGACGAATGTTATGTGTAAAAGCATGTCGAGCAGCAGAG CAAAGGGATGGTAGCTGTCGAGAAAAGTGTGCTTCCGCAGTGCGAATGGACAGCTCGGCGGTGAAGAGAAGGGTCGTCGTTAGAACGCCACCGGAAGACCTCTCTTGTTTGGAAGACG GTCTCTATTATGATTTGACTCCTACAAAGGTGCCTCAGTGTCATGCTACCAAGTTTGTTCCCG actgcagactaaaACGAACAACTTCGTACACAGCAACAGTTGCAAGTCCACCTTCTAATGTGCACATTACATTTTTAAAAGACAGTAGTTCAAACACTGTTGGCCGTGTGAATTGGACTAATCCCTCTG ATGGATTGTTCCAAGGTGTTCAGATCAGAGTGTTTGATCACGAGGGGGGTGGCAATCAATTAAGACTGTGCTTGGAGATTAACACAACTGGCAATGACGACCAG GCAACAAGCTGTGACGTGGATTCTAGTCTAATGCCAATGCCTTGGGAAAATTATCGTCAGTACACACTACAT ATGAACTCAATTCCATCACCGTCTAATTGCTCTGAGACAGTAACTGAGAGTAAAGTTTTTATGTCTCCAG GTTGTGATATGATCACAGAAGATATGGATCCAACATTGTGCTTATTTCCAG CTCCTGGCGAGCCTGATGTGAGAGTAAAGATATCTCGTGGATACAATTACACTAATCTCACTGTTGAGTGGACACCAACAAACACGTTCCTTCCACTTGAGAAAACAAAGCTTGTGGTTGAAGGAGCCTTACATGGAAAATTACCTCTAATATCAACGTTTGTTTTAGGG GATATGAGATCAACTGTTGTATCAAACCTTGAGCTGCCTGTTGATAATCAATATTATGTAACG GTGGTTGTGTTTACTGATCCTGACAAGACGAAAGATAGGGGTGTTGGCAAAGGACGAATAATTACAGTACCCATTCCTTCATTTGCTCCAG ATGCTATATCAACAACTCAAATGACATCTCAAGCAGAGCATAGTCGTTTTGTGTCTACTGAAACGTCTACAACACATAGCAATCATCAGCAGTCATCAAAAACTGAAGACTCACAAAGGAACATAGTCATTGCTGGCTCTGTGTCTGGTATATTTGTATTGATTTCTATCATCCTTATTGTGGGGAGTTTCATTTATTGTCAGCGATTAAAGCATACTACAACAAGACATCATTGTGTTCATCATATTGCTAAAG AAGAAGTACAGTTGCCATCAGGACCATTTTGTGCTCACACTGATCGTAATGAAGTTGTACGTATGGTTGCAGAATATCAAAGGAAGAGGAATCGATCATACAACATTTTATCATCTGTGTCAGCCGACAGCAGTTCAACTTCTTTCAGGGACTCAACTAATGATCGTAGCAAAGTAAAAGACAGCTGTTCATCTGTTACAACTGTTGAAATCCATCACACAATAGGAGGATTTTCATGTGACTTATTTACAAGCAACAATGTCCCAAGAGTCTTACTTGTATATTCAACATTGAATGATGACAATGCAACAGAATGTCGTAGTATTTGTGGAGTATTGAGGTATGATTATGGCATCAATGTTACATCTCATGAGTTTGACGAGGATGAGGCAAGGAAGAATATTCCAAACTGGGCAGATCAGCACACAAAACGTGCAGACtttattgtttttgtgtgcacCAAAGAGCTGAAGGCAGACTTTGATTGTCGTCATAGTCGAGGATTTGGGGACTCACAACTCTTGCAGAGTCTGTGTCATTTCATTGAatgtatgtacacaaacagtCGGGCAATGGCAGAAGCAAAATGCATTCCCATTCTGTTAAGGCAAGAAGATGCGGACTTTGTGCCTAGTATTATGAATACGTCCGCAATTTACTGCTGGCAAACACAGAAAGAACAAATTATCAGTCTTCTCACAGCTAAACTATAA
- the LOC134196784 gene encoding uncharacterized protein LOC134196784, whose product MSCQFHFASTRAYLLALSLQLALTTFQAFVSSSSVCQKQFEADDTLVPPTLHKALCYERGNRWFIFLHWNFERETSTADGFLVKLWTNEYGSASLKKCWPYTKQKAQSPLKLPSVPSQFENHYIVRIYRTRAQQYMSYDSDSDENLKIISFDNCISAPECKSCSTNSTISSQRFVVGKPILYWSNSILRVNICIQTTIPVTSADISLSYYMFDKHGCVPMNWSLPDDLLILPKSCLVDLLLPVCHEYDGCDCKLPERSRIEFEMCINTNCKFKFILVVPVSPNPVSTNPSSTNPVSTNPSSTNSVSTNPSSTNPVSTNPSSTNSVSTNPSSTNPVSTSPSSTNPSSINPSSINPSSANAITTNTHSIGSFLANMNSTKYSNITTSTTSAAAAMSDERATVMIWKIGVVLAAAFCLITVIVLLVVGVRYRCYQRQQTMLSVPPKPDVKGDTIVICHDIPENVSRFARDIVYRFQDIGLPCSSHHFESIEMAVDVSGWMARRLTSVENVILVCTDRLYRVFYHGESQGKDENDQRVYLASTILKGFSKTSTGPLIIPVVRTKEDMKYVPELYKHKKCFQLWTDWEALVRLTNRVQDYDKPLLKDCVYSFSTAESNQDERDASLS is encoded by the exons ATGAGTTGTCAATTTCATTTCGCGTCTACACGGGCTTACCTTCTAGCTCTATCCCTGCAGCTG GCACTGACAACATTTCAAGCATTTGTATCAAGTTCATCAG TATGTCAAAAGCAGTTTGAAGCAGACGATACACTTGTACCACCAACTCTGCACAAAGCTTTGTGCTATGAACGAGGTAATCGATGGTTTATCTTTCTCCACTGGAATTTTGAAAGAG AGACAAGTACTGCAGATGGTTTTCTTGTCAAATTGTGGACAAATGAATATGGTAGTGCATCACTGAAAAAGTGCTGGCCGTACACTAAGCAAAAG GCTCAATCACCATTGAAACTTCCATCTGTGCCGTCGCAGTTCGAAAATCATTACATTGTTCGT ATATATCGTACACGCGCACAGCAGTACATGAGCTATGACTCAGACTCTGACGAGAATTTGAAAATTATCAGTTTTGACAACTGTATTTCTGCACCTGAATGCAAAT CTTGCTCAACTAATTCTACTATATCATCTCAACGTTTTG TTGTTGGTAAACCAATCCTGTACTGGTCAAATAGTATACTACGTGTCAACATCTGCATTCAAACAACTATTCCTGTCACTTCGGCTGATATTAGTCTATCATATTATATGTTTGACAAACATGGTTGTGTGCCCATGAACTGGTCGTTACCTGATGACCTATTGATATTACCAAAA AGCTGTTTGGTGGACTTGCTACTTCCTGTTTGCCATGAATATGATGGATGTGACTGCAAATTGCCAGAAAGATCAAGAATCGAGTTCGAG ATGTGTATAAACACGAATTGCAAGTTTAAGTTTATTTTGGTAGTTCCAGTTTCACCAAATCCAGTTTCAACCAATCCCAGTTCAACCAATCCAGTTTCAACCAATCCCAGTTCAACCAATTCAGTTTCAACCAATCCCAGTTCAACCAATCCAGTTTCAACCAATCCCAGTTCAACCAATTCAGTTTCAACCAATCCTAGTTCAACCAATCCAGTTTCAACCAGTCCCAGTTCAACCAATCCAAGTTCAATCAATCCAAGTTCAATCAATCCAAGTTCAGCCAATGCAATCACAACTAATACACATTCAATAGGTTCATTTTTGGCTAATATGAACAGCACTAAAT ATTCAAACATCACTACTTCTActacttctgctgctgctgctatgAGTGATGAAAGAGCTACTGTAATGATATGGAAGATTGGAGTTGTGTTAGCAGCAGCATTTTGCCTCATTACTGTAATTGTTCTTCTTGTGGTGGGAGTTCGTTATCGTTGTTAtcaaagacaacaaacgatgttgtcag TACCACCAAAGCCTGATGTCAAAGGAGACACAATTGTCATTTGTCACGACATTCCAGAAAATGTTAGCAGATTTGCACGTGACATTGTGTATCGTTTTCAGGACATAGGACTTCCTTGTTCTTCTCATCATTTTGAATCAATTGAAATGGCTGTTGATGTGTCTGGTTGGATGGCAAGGCGGCTGACAAGTGTTGAGAACGTGATATTGGTGTGTACAGACCGTCTTTATAGAGTCTTTTATCATGGAGAAAGCCAAGGAAAAGATGAAAATGATCAACGTGTGTATTTGGCATCGACCATTCTTAAAGGATTTTCGAAAACATCCACAGGACCATTGATCATTCCAGTTGTAAGAACTAAGGAAGACATGAAGTATGTCCCTGAattatacaaacacaaaaagtgTTTTCAGTTGTGGACCGATTGGGAAGCACTTGTTAGACTTACAAATAGAGTGCAGGATTACGACAAACCCTTGTTGAAGGATTGTGTCTATAGTTTTTCTACTGCAGAAAGCAACCAAGAtgagagggatgcatctctgtCTTAG
- the LOC134196785 gene encoding uncharacterized protein LOC134196785 — MKTFIALNCNPLQCELGKKLPNSLGYEANQGSKALQNLAEPKHVVLGSPPHEVSYIFQFISRQIQAFTKYHAAASPVACELDDLILSGDPDVGKPRLYMSNGLLYVSFCIYTSTSINITDVVLTHWIPDRQCCSDFLCTSNHLPKNDVSVIPSGKSLVDWHVNNSGCVGNGNCDCRLKKKSTIQFEIGFDINNVPLYSDTVNLPVSPDNSSIPSWKIAVPVSTLFLLIVFVVGACVSIHRKRSNRRNRLPNLSISRCEIESCQPTIFGICRRPDCDCEWLTSARQPRVLFVYSTVNKDHAQMCRAMFIAVREKSGGINATSHEFEENAVARGISQWASTHIKHADYIIYICSKELYEIFNNQPNDLAGDHHSQELRTLCHCIQCLLWNPREFERKCIPVMFQMNDKVDYSPHIMRVMKFYHWPKDKEQLIKRISRVYPNELLDTCSVDTADEFAV; from the exons ATGAAGACATTTATTGCACTCAACTGTAATCCATTGCAGTGTGAGTTGGGAAAGAAACTGCCAAACA GTcttgggtacgaggctaaccAAGGAAGCAAAGCCTTACAGAATCTAGCGGAACCAAAACACGTTGTATTGGGAAGTCCGCCTCATGAGGTTTCTTATATATTTCAATTCATCTCAAGGCAG ATACAGGCATTCACCAAATATCATGCGGCTGCGTCACCTGTAG CTTGTGAACTGGATGATCTCATACTGTCTGGAGATCCTG ATGTTGGCAAACCAAGGTTGTACATGTCAAATGGCTTACTTTATGTCAGCTTCTGCATCTACACAAGTACATCTATCAACATAACAGACGTTGTACTGACACACTGGATACCTGACAGACAATGCTGTTCCGACTTTCTTTGTACCAGTAATCATTTACCTAAGAATGATGTTTCAGTAATTCCATCAGGA AAGTCTTTGGTAGACTGGCATGTTAATAATAGTGGCTGTGTGGGTAATGGTAATTGTGATTGTAGATTAAAGAAAAAGTCAACTATTCAGTTTGAG ATtggttttgatatcaataatgtCCCTTTATACAGCGACACTGTTAATCTACCTGTTTCACCTGACAATTCAAGTATTCCAAGTTGGAAGATTGCAGTACCTGTTTCAACGTTGTTTCTTCTAATTGTATTTGTGGTGGGAGCTTGTGTCTCTATACATCGAAAGCGGTCCAACAGACGTAATAGGCTACCAA ATCTTTCAATATCAAGATGCGAGATTGAGTCATGTCAACCAACCATTTTTGGTATTTGCAGAAGACCAGATTGCGATTGCGAATGGCTTACTTCTGCTAGACAACCtcgtgttttgtttgtatattcGACTGTCAACAAAGATCATGCACAGATGTGTCGCGCCATGTTCATTGCAGTCAGAGAAAAGAGTGGTGGAATTAATGCAACTTCTCACGAATTTGAAGAGAATGCAGTGGCAAGGGGTATCTCACAATGGGCAAGTACGCACATTAAACATGCAGACTATATTATCTACATATGCAGTAAAGAGCTGTATGAAATTTTCAACAATCAACCCAACGATCTTGCGGGTGATCATCACTCTCAAGAGTTACGTACTTTGTGTCACTGTATTCAATGTCTATTGTGGAATCCAAGAGAGTTTGAGCGTAAATGCATACCAGTTATGTTTCAAATGAATGATAAAGTTGATTATTCGCCTCATATTATGCGCGTTATGAAATTCTACCACTGGCCAAAAGACAAAGAACAACTTATCAAACGAATCAGCAGAGTCTACCCAAATGAACTCTTGGACACTTGCAGTGTTGACACTGCTGATGAATTTGCCGTGTAA